CTATCTTATCTCAGCTGATGCTGCTAACATTACCTTATGTGAAAACTATGATTCACATCGGACAGATACATACATTTTCAATCGCTTCGAAAGGTGAATTCTCAATCGAAATAAAAATGAGTTGCAAGATGATTGAAGGTTGCACTTCCAGTGACATTTCATACCAGTTGAATATGGACAAGCTATTGTTCAGCTGCTTTGAAAGATATGTTTTTCCTTCTTTAACTATAATTAGTTTCTTGACTTCAAATGTTGTGACAGGTTTGATATTGGAGGGGATGAAGAGACACAATTGAATTTCACTCCACCAGAGCATACTGAAATACCAAATAGTCTTATGTCATCACCACCTCTCCCAGAGGAGCCTCTAAAACGTAAGTAAGATatatttgttgtcaatattttGCAAACGTTGTAGTTGAAGTGCTGAGGCATTTCCTAGCTTATCTTCAATTGATATCACTTAGAGACCAGCATGGTAGTTTCCTCTATCAATAATGTTACCTATTTACCAAATTCATgaagaaattattttcaattttaattttgcgACAATTTAAGCAAAGAGTCTAAACTTATGCTAATTCCTTTTTTTCTGTTTTACAAACTCCAGATCGGTATCCGATTAAGGAATGTCACacaaatacaaaataatttgaaaataaagacaAAATTAGATGCAACTAAACAAGGGCACTCTCTCTTCTTTCTGATGTTACATATACTGCCTCTGGGCTCTGGCTGGTAGCTTAAGTACTTGCTTCGGTATCTTCAATCACTTTCATTTTCTCGAGTATTTCTGTCAGTAATAAAGAACATCGAGATGAAATATTGTCCTTTGAAACATGTCAGCAGGAAAAAACTGCATTAACATGGATTTAAGTTCAGAGAATAAGAATGTTGTTACCATTTCAATGAATCAACTAAATATGGAGGAACTAATTGCTTTCTAATCTGTGTTCTTGTAGCTGGTGAAAACCTTGAACATCCTAAGGGACAAGCTAATCAGCAGAATTCTGATGAAAGCAAGCACGCTAATAAGGTGGCgaaatatgcatgaaaattgTAAATGAGACATCAAAAGAAGGTGTTGAATCCAGGATGtcacataatttttttcctttagcAGAATCAAGTGAAAAGAAGGCCTGCTCAAAGAAGAGCTAAAAGTTCTGCAGCTCTTGTGATGGACTATGATCAAACCATCATTCCGGGTCACATATATCAATCTTGGCTTCAGAACTCTTCTAGTATCATATCAGGGCGAACAAGGAAGCGAAAGGTTGTATTTCTCTTTATGCTTTTTTCCCAAATTGCAAGTCATGCTATTAGATTGTTTCCTGCTATTCCAATACCAAAGCAATCAGAAACAGTTCAACGAGTAGAACTCTGTAACCAGCACATGCCTTCTCTTCTTTTGAATGAATCCGGAATTTCGGCAGTTAAACAATTCTAAACAAATGGTGTTTAGCTTGTCTAGAATGACTGTAGTTATTATTAAAAGATAGCCCTTGGATGCCGACTTGTTGAATAGACTATGAATGCATCATCGGTGCATTTCATTTCATGTGTCATTTATTCTGGAACTTGCTACTCGTCTAAGGAGATTTGCCTCATTACTTAAATATGTAACAGCCTCCCTTGAATCCCATGGCTACAATGAAGACATCCACTCTCATGGACCTTCCTTCAATTGTCCTAGCGGAAGGATTATTCACAAATGGAAACAGACAAGTTCATTATCCAACACCCCTTTTGGAATTATGGATCAAGAGTACTCAACCTCCACTAGATTCACCTTCTGGTATGAATTTCATCACTACGTATGAGACTTACAAATTTGAAGATCAAAACATTGTACGTTGATCACAGGTCGAACCTCTAATCACCATCCACCAGAACCATCATCCTCATCTCCAACCGAAAGGCTATTTATGGAACCTCTAGCAGACGTAAGCATCCTTTTTTGTGTGGGACTTTTAAAAAAGAATCATACAGTTCTTTCTAATGAAGTGTATGGATGGATGTAAAGCCGTTTCATGTACCTCAAGGAAGAAGGGACTCCCAGTCAATGAGCATTTCCGTCGAGAAACAAAGAGCAAATGTCTTTGATAATGGAATGCCACCAGAAATAATAATGGAAGGACACAGAAGCAACCTCAAAATCAATGGAGTGGGATTAAAAGATGCCCATGGAGTGATGGCCACCCCTGGAAATTCTGGTATGCAAAGGTTTTCATAGTTATTTTGTGTGCACCAAACTATGGTACTTCACATTAACAAAACTATTCATCTTATGATTCCACAGGTGATGACATAAGGTCAATCCCCAGCTCGGGATCCGGACATGGTTTCTTTTCAAACAATTCAGATGGCAATTCAGGACGGTTAGTTAATTGTTCGCAGCTCTGATTGATATCTTTCCCTGGATTACAACAAACGTAGATCTTTACACAAAAGGTTATTCAACTAATGAAATCTAGTACATTGTTTTCACGCCATTCAGGCCAGGCAAGAAAAGGCCATACTCCGCTTCTAAAAACAGTGAAAATGGCCTCGAACCCGTGGCAGAGGAGTTTTCATGGCATCATCCTGATCCAAACTTCAAGTTGGCTAGACTTTCTGAATATGGATCAACACCAGGTAACGGTAAATGGAACAATCAATCTTTGTTTTAGTTGCACATTCAATATGGCAAGAACTAGAAATTTTTTAGGGCTAACTCATTTAGTTAGgtcgaaaaaaaatatatttttttcactcGAAAACTTAgcaattttttcttcaattttactTCGTTAAATAAAGTACTTGACTTCTGATTTATTGCAGATCTTATGGTAGAAACTGGACCTACGCAAACCCAAAAACCTCCGATTATTGATCCGCCACAAGACCATATAACGGATTCCATCAGAATGTAGGCTTcttagtctttttttttttttttaatattattattgtcCAGATACATGGAAATTACTTAAATTATAGGACATAATGGTTTAACTTTTGTCACATATGAATTCACACAGGCATCTGAAGACTCATTTTGATACACCTGGAACTGCCAAAACTGAATCTCTAAACCATTTAGCTTTTGGAATGAACAAAAAGAGAGCATCGTGTCTTTTCTATCAGACTTGCGGTATTTACATCCACCTCATTCATTCAATTTTTACGATTATTAGGCAAGTTACTTCACGGATTTCTCATGTGCCCTTATTCGAATCTCtccattcaaaatagcagcctgttttttttttttttttggatgaaTGGTACATCcgtacatatttttatttgaatatgtcATGTGTGAAATAATGCTGTTACTCCCctaaaagaaagaaataattaATAGGAGGATTTCTTATTTAATTCGATATTTATTAGGCCGACAAACAAACACAGGGAAAAATCACACAACTAATGGGAAAATCTCTTCTTCAATTGATAAGGTGATcaacaacattttttttatgaaatttgtgTTACAATGTCATGATCTCGAGACATGGATCGTAGTATGAGGCTATTAATAGGCTTATTACTGGCTTTGTATCACCATCACCTCAAGGATTCCTCGCCCTTGTATCCCTATTGTTTAATAATGGTGGAAATTGAGGCTCGTTTCGGGACGAAAACTCACTATATCGTAACACTTACATTTCTGGaaaactcaatgaaatgccACCTATTTCAAATCACTAAAGTACTTATTGCACCATTCACTAAAGAATTGGATATGTTTCAGTTGGATATTCATATTCTATAATTGTGCATCACCTCTGTTTCCTAGATTGTATTAACTTTatcaactatattttatttttaaaccacAAGAAGGCTACCAAAATGTAATTAATCTATCGTCATATGTTCACTTTTTCTGTGGCAGTTCTTGCTACCAGAGACTACGTAAGGGTGGAGCAAAAAGAACCATATGGTGACATTCTGATCTCCAGGGGAGCCAAGATGTAGAGAAAAGACAAAGGAGTTGACTTGAGTTGAGGCAATACTTTAAGCTATCGAGGAGTGAGtttcattaatattatttgGTAACATTTATTCTTACTGCACTGTTTAGTTACTCGTGCGTTCCATTTATATATGTTGGTGCAGTTGTCCCAAAGTTCTTGTTACTGAAGAACATATAGTTCA
This window of the Primulina huaijiensis isolate GDHJ02 chromosome 3, ASM1229523v2, whole genome shotgun sequence genome carries:
- the LOC140972278 gene encoding sister chromatid cohesion 1 protein 1, whose translation is MFYSHQLLARKAPLGQIWMAATMHAKINRRKLDKLNIIKICEEILNPSVPMALRLSGILMGGVVIVYERKVRLLYDDVTRLLVEINEAWKIRSAPSDPTRLRKAQAKYEAVTLPENHEIEQGEIEHLLPQSNGTIVMDFQQSYIAMSLDNVDDRYNNQNPGDYANQDHHQADAANITLCENYDSHRTDTYIFNRFERFDIGGDEETQLNFTPPEHTEIPNSLMSSPPLPEEPLKPGENLEHPKGQANQQNSDESKHANKNQVKRRPAQRRAKSSAALVMDYDQTIIPGHIYQSWLQNSSSIISGRTRKRKPPLNPMATMKTSTLMDLPSIVLAEGLFTNGNRQVHYPTPLLELWIKSTQPPLDSPSGRTSNHHPPEPSSSSPTERLFMEPLADPFHVPQGRRDSQSMSISVEKQRANVFDNGMPPEIIMEGHRSNLKINGVGLKDAHGVMATPGNSGDDIRSIPSSGSGHGFFSNNSDGNSGRPGKKRPYSASKNSENGLEPVAEEFSWHHPDPNFKLARLSEYGSTPDLMVETGPTQTQKPPIIDPPQDHITDSIRMHLKTHFDTPGTAKTESLNHLAFGMNKKRASCLFYQTCVLATRDYVRVEQKEPYGDILISRGAKM